The following proteins are encoded in a genomic region of Chryseobacterium cucumeris:
- a CDS encoding outer membrane beta-barrel family protein yields the protein MRKILICVSVVLPLLGFSQEKKDSIKTVIEKQIAEIKVNGKKPFFEQKDDRFVFNVENSDLVVGNHISEVLSQTPLLKLDDNKITLLGTNASVYINDRKSVLKGKDLIQYLNAMPASNLVKIELVTNPSSKYDLEDAMIINLKLKKLETDGLKGSFTITDKQNRKNSQQANIALNYHKNRFSNNTMLFFENNNDLQRNSIDNYSSKFSRNQIIGSTLIKETNFGGNTGFDYELNERSSIGGILEYYHKTPESSLENRNIYYDTTGGIFENRTVNTQNDKLNLFGGNVYYSFNDDKKSKRLDINFDYYTHHRDNTTEFFNLTSPYSNLIYNDYKKDNYTVRVDYSKTFEKLKLSFEAGGKLNWLSTDNPYAYYNADGTLNTLFSNNFTYHENINALYTNIKKKIFSVLDVNLGVRYENTNINAKQNTVSENFSRSYNNIVPSINLSYMINKNNRVSLGYRTALWRPYVDDLNPFIYKNNETWWETGNPDLNVAKMYLFNASYSIKRTWVFVSNFGIVKNPILPYTEVVDNVSITRPKNFEGNVKRLYVGLNYNKPLFENKWMFNLSTGMYYINNADIYDVHPSSWYNNSSVTISGNNLWNKGWNISYNFGYTSPYTLVNKKNGYFINNQLEVSKSYKDFKFKLSVKDLLNLSNSRNTLYNNDGYIETLSQSNLRSISLSISKTFGNNKVKKVNTGDIDKGRTQNENPRL from the coding sequence ATGAGGAAAATATTAATATGTGTAAGTGTTGTGCTTCCCTTGTTGGGTTTCTCTCAAGAGAAGAAAGATTCCATTAAAACAGTTATAGAAAAACAAATTGCAGAAATAAAAGTGAATGGTAAAAAACCTTTTTTTGAACAAAAGGATGACCGTTTTGTTTTTAATGTTGAAAATAGCGATTTGGTTGTAGGAAATCACATATCCGAAGTTCTCTCTCAAACACCATTATTAAAATTAGATGATAATAAAATAACTCTTCTGGGAACGAACGCCTCTGTTTACATCAATGACAGAAAATCAGTTCTTAAAGGCAAAGATTTAATACAATATCTTAATGCTATGCCGGCTTCTAATCTGGTAAAGATAGAGCTGGTTACCAATCCTTCCTCAAAATATGATCTGGAGGATGCAATGATTATTAATCTGAAGCTGAAGAAACTGGAAACAGATGGACTGAAAGGAAGTTTTACCATTACAGATAAGCAAAACAGAAAAAACAGCCAGCAGGCAAATATTGCCTTAAATTATCATAAAAACAGATTTTCAAATAATACCATGTTGTTTTTTGAAAATAATAATGACCTGCAAAGAAACAGTATTGATAACTATAGCTCAAAATTCAGCAGAAATCAGATTATAGGAAGTACGCTGATTAAAGAAACCAACTTTGGAGGAAATACAGGTTTTGATTACGAGCTTAATGAAAGAAGCAGCATAGGAGGTATTCTGGAATATTATCACAAAACACCTGAATCTTCACTTGAAAACAGGAATATATACTATGATACTACAGGAGGAATTTTTGAAAACAGAACGGTAAATACACAAAATGATAAGCTGAACCTTTTCGGAGGAAATGTTTATTACAGCTTTAATGATGATAAAAAATCCAAGCGATTGGATATCAACTTTGATTATTACACCCATCACAGAGATAATACGACAGAGTTTTTCAATTTGACCAGCCCATATTCAAACTTAATATATAATGATTATAAGAAGGACAATTATACGGTAAGAGTAGATTATTCCAAGACTTTCGAAAAATTAAAACTTAGTTTCGAAGCAGGAGGAAAACTTAATTGGCTTTCTACGGATAACCCTTATGCTTATTACAACGCAGACGGTACATTGAATACCCTATTTTCTAATAATTTCACGTATCATGAAAATATAAACGCGTTATATACTAATATTAAGAAAAAAATCTTTTCTGTGCTGGACGTCAACTTAGGGGTGCGTTATGAAAACACAAATATCAACGCAAAACAAAATACGGTTAGTGAGAACTTTTCCAGAAGTTACAACAATATTGTACCCAGCATCAACCTTTCTTATATGATCAATAAGAACAACAGAGTTTCTCTAGGATACAGAACTGCATTATGGAGACCTTATGTAGATGATTTAAACCCATTTATTTATAAAAACAATGAAACCTGGTGGGAAACCGGAAATCCTGACCTTAATGTGGCAAAGATGTATTTATTTAATGCGAGCTACAGCATAAAAAGAACCTGGGTGTTTGTAAGTAATTTCGGAATTGTAAAAAATCCTATTCTTCCTTATACAGAGGTTGTAGATAATGTTTCCATTACAAGACCCAAAAACTTTGAAGGTAATGTAAAGCGTCTTTATGTGGGATTGAACTATAATAAACCATTGTTTGAAAACAAATGGATGTTTAATCTTTCAACAGGAATGTATTATATCAATAATGCAGATATCTATGATGTTCATCCTAGTTCTTGGTATAATAACTCTTCCGTTACAATTAGTGGAAATAATCTTTGGAATAAAGGCTGGAACATAAGCTATAACTTTGGTTACACCTCTCCATATACATTAGTTAATAAGAAAAACGGTTATTTTATCAATAATCAGCTTGAGGTTTCAAAGAGTTATAAAGATTTTAAGTTCAAGCTTTCTGTAAAAGATCTGCTGAATCTTTCAAACTCCCGCAATACACTATATAATAATGACGGATATATTGAAACTCTTTCGCAATCAAATTTAAGATCCATATCACTCAGCATATCCAAAACATTTGGAAACAACAAAGTAAAAAAGGTGAATACCGGAGATATAGACAAGGGGAGAACTCAAAATGAAAACCCCCGGCTGTAA
- a CDS encoding ecotin, with amino-acid sequence MKNKKLVELSKKITLGKIKKLEKQEVLTIYAGKNITGDCYGHPDCNTYCGPFICSTNDCWSFS; translated from the coding sequence ATGAAAAACAAAAAACTTGTGGAGTTATCCAAAAAGATAACCCTCGGTAAGATCAAAAAATTAGAAAAACAAGAAGTTTTAACAATCTACGCAGGAAAGAATATTACTGGAGATTGCTATGGACATCCTGATTGTAATACATACTGTGGTCCGTTTATCTGCTCGACGAATGATTGTTGGAGCTTTTCATAA
- a CDS encoding lantibiotic dehydratase family protein, translated as MPRFPFQFFDTFVVRSPIFSYKEFQDNFSGENFAKGSLEKYCNHTIFREAIYLASLSLYDEIEKLMDREHTTSNLPNEKTKISLLKYYNRSSTRCTPFGLFSGVSTGKFEKETLFPIFSEPTKVRDTKLDMHFLVALSEQLLLIPSIKNSISFFPNNSIHRVGNKIRFVEYENTGGKRDYIISSAPISKELELILQFSETGKTIDQLATSLVHEDISFEEAREFIDELIGNQVLISEINPTVSGGDFLERLIYMLNKIGRHQEKDILVAIKNKISELDLHFGNTAEAYSEIEELIKKLNVQYEKKYLFQTDLYFEDETNLSYQWKKELKKGISFLNKIAIPYKESALEKFKKAFYERFDNEEVPLSYALDPEIGIGYLQDIPAKGVHPYIEDLILPYSNQKQEIQVNLNPVQIILNRKLQKAYWNKDHVIHLTDDDFNGFEEQWNQLPDTLSVMAEIISENQQEKLFLKSAGGNAGKLLGRFCSEKSSIKDLVKAIAEKEQELNPDKILAEIVHLPESRIGNVIRRPSIREYEIPYLASSALEEDNQIFVEDLYLSIKNNQLFLRSKKHNKEIIPHLTNAHNYLKNSLPVYHFLCDYNNQNVKPYLSFNWGGLSQIYDFLPRVEYQNIILSKAQWKIDPEQIHYFDSILQSGKRDLLFQNIEEWRKLKQIPQWIQWVKGDNTLTVNLKNYDLIQMFLLSVKNEKLIFIEEFLYNDQSDYIHQFVFSLYKDL; from the coding sequence ATGCCACGTTTTCCATTTCAGTTTTTTGATACATTTGTTGTCAGATCACCTATTTTTTCATACAAAGAATTTCAGGATAATTTCTCTGGTGAAAACTTCGCCAAGGGATCTTTAGAAAAATATTGCAACCATACAATTTTTAGAGAAGCTATTTATTTAGCTTCTCTTTCCTTATATGATGAGATAGAGAAATTGATGGATCGTGAACATACAACGTCTAATTTGCCAAATGAAAAAACAAAGATTTCATTATTAAAATATTATAACCGCTCAAGTACCCGCTGTACCCCATTTGGTTTATTTTCAGGAGTAAGTACTGGAAAATTTGAAAAAGAGACTCTATTTCCGATATTCTCAGAGCCTACAAAAGTAAGAGATACAAAGCTGGATATGCATTTTTTAGTAGCGCTATCAGAGCAGCTTCTTTTAATTCCGTCCATTAAAAATAGTATCTCTTTTTTTCCTAACAACAGTATTCATAGGGTTGGAAATAAAATTCGCTTTGTAGAATATGAAAATACAGGAGGAAAAAGAGATTACATCATTTCTTCCGCTCCCATTTCCAAAGAGTTAGAACTTATACTACAGTTTTCAGAAACGGGTAAAACAATTGACCAGCTTGCCACCTCTCTTGTTCATGAAGATATATCCTTTGAAGAAGCCCGGGAATTTATTGATGAGCTTATCGGAAATCAGGTTTTAATAAGTGAAATTAATCCAACAGTTTCGGGAGGAGATTTTCTGGAACGATTAATTTATATGCTAAACAAAATTGGCAGGCATCAGGAAAAAGATATTTTGGTGGCTATTAAAAACAAGATCAGTGAACTTGATTTACATTTTGGAAATACGGCAGAAGCATATTCTGAAATTGAGGAACTCATCAAAAAGCTGAATGTACAATATGAAAAGAAATATCTTTTTCAGACAGATCTTTATTTTGAAGATGAAACAAATTTATCCTATCAATGGAAAAAAGAACTGAAGAAAGGAATCTCTTTTCTGAATAAAATTGCTATTCCTTACAAAGAATCTGCCTTAGAAAAATTCAAAAAAGCCTTTTATGAAAGATTTGATAATGAAGAAGTTCCATTATCTTATGCTTTAGATCCGGAAATAGGAATTGGCTATTTACAAGATATTCCGGCCAAAGGAGTTCATCCTTATATTGAAGATTTAATCCTGCCCTATTCTAATCAGAAACAAGAAATTCAGGTAAATCTTAATCCAGTACAAATTATTCTCAATCGTAAATTACAAAAAGCTTATTGGAATAAAGATCATGTAATACATTTAACTGATGATGATTTTAATGGTTTTGAGGAACAGTGGAATCAACTGCCAGATACATTGTCCGTTATGGCCGAAATCATTTCAGAAAATCAGCAGGAAAAATTATTTTTAAAATCTGCCGGTGGAAATGCCGGAAAATTATTGGGCAGATTCTGTTCAGAAAAATCATCTATAAAAGATTTGGTGAAAGCCATTGCTGAAAAAGAACAGGAACTTAATCCGGACAAAATTTTAGCAGAAATTGTACACTTACCCGAATCCAGAATTGGAAATGTGATCAGAAGACCTTCTATAAGAGAATATGAAATTCCTTATCTGGCGAGCTCTGCATTAGAAGAAGACAATCAAATTTTTGTGGAAGACTTATACCTGTCCATAAAGAATAACCAGTTATTCCTAAGGTCAAAGAAGCACAATAAAGAAATTATTCCTCATCTTACGAATGCCCATAATTATTTAAAGAACTCTTTACCTGTCTACCATTTTTTATGCGATTATAATAATCAGAATGTAAAACCTTACTTATCATTTAACTGGGGGGGATTATCCCAAATTTATGACTTCCTTCCAAGAGTTGAATATCAAAATATAATTCTGTCTAAAGCACAGTGGAAAATTGATCCTGAACAAATTCATTATTTTGATTCTATTCTTCAATCTGGTAAAAGAGATCTTCTGTTTCAAAATATTGAAGAGTGGAGAAAATTAAAACAAATTCCACAATGGATACAGTGGGTAAAAGGAGATAATACACTGACGGTCAATCTGAAAAATTACGATTTAATTCAAATGTTTTTATTATCCGTAAAAAATGAGAAACTAATTTTTATTGAGGAGTTCCTGTATAATGATCAGTCAGATTATATTCATCAATTCGTTTTCTCTCTTTATAAAGATCTATAA
- a CDS encoding ecotin → MKNKKLFELSKKITENKIPGMKRESVEVIKGGIQKEIISDCACFGANACWGYGTSPCASNSCWAYFDQ, encoded by the coding sequence ATGAAAAACAAAAAGCTGTTTGAATTGTCTAAAAAAATTACTGAGAACAAAATCCCAGGAATGAAAAGAGAATCAGTTGAAGTTATTAAGGGAGGAATACAAAAAGAGATTATATCAGACTGTGCATGTTTCGGTGCAAATGCATGTTGGGGTTATGGAACCAGCCCATGTGCATCAAACAGTTGTTGGGCTTATTTTGACCAATAA
- a CDS encoding helix-turn-helix domain-containing protein encodes MKKFHLIILTVFPVFFFSQSIKGLKIPDSLKNKSYKYINDAYNKVFQVDNDKAELLANYILLKGKKENNRDILFDGYYNIARVKNLKNENGHPFADSLISASKNVNNYDYPAKSYILKGILFNNEGKYKEALDEYTIAINHNKAENKEQFFYINKLIAILKTATEEYQEALPLFLKYYKYEKDKIKDNNVDAKNYIASIFSLANIYTKCKDYKKGIEFADLGLTECKKYNNYSYYSYLLMIKGISLFYVKDYSLSYKILLEVQKGLITNKDYSNLGVLYYYLGKIKYATRSENEAIEFFKKADSISFTFNSFEPIKREGYEILIDFYKKKGDLKKQLKYIDNLMYSDSIIAVNRKNLSKEILKKYDTPLLMKEKVSVIERLNHQNAWLIACLLMITLAFIFVIRKNRKKIKEYEKQAKVLSEKPLSTPVLEKEQKNETPITNDPSIIIERKEKATKSDLSSNPKFKILIDKIEQFEKTNSFLNKNITLDSLSKEFDTNRDYLSKLVNELKGKNFSQYLNELRINYIVEELKSNEKIRKHTIAAIADDIGYNNAESFTNAFKKITGTLPSYYIKALN; translated from the coding sequence ATGAAGAAGTTTCATTTAATTATTTTAACTGTTTTCCCTGTTTTTTTCTTTTCTCAAAGCATAAAGGGACTAAAAATTCCAGACTCGTTAAAGAATAAAAGTTATAAGTATATTAATGATGCTTACAATAAAGTATTCCAGGTTGACAACGATAAAGCTGAGCTTTTAGCCAATTACATTCTATTAAAAGGAAAGAAAGAAAATAATAGGGACATCCTGTTTGATGGATATTATAATATAGCACGGGTAAAAAATCTGAAGAATGAAAACGGGCATCCCTTTGCAGATTCACTCATCTCTGCCTCAAAAAACGTTAATAACTACGATTACCCGGCAAAATCTTATATATTAAAGGGTATTTTATTCAACAATGAAGGGAAATACAAAGAGGCTTTAGATGAATATACTATAGCTATTAATCACAACAAAGCTGAAAATAAAGAACAGTTTTTTTATATAAACAAGCTCATTGCTATCCTAAAAACAGCCACAGAAGAATATCAGGAAGCACTTCCTCTCTTTTTGAAATACTATAAGTATGAAAAAGATAAAATAAAAGACAACAATGTAGATGCTAAAAACTATATTGCTTCTATTTTTTCTTTAGCTAATATTTATACCAAATGTAAGGACTATAAAAAAGGTATTGAATTTGCAGATCTGGGGCTTACAGAATGTAAGAAATACAATAATTATTCTTATTACAGCTATCTGCTTATGATAAAAGGGATTAGCCTCTTTTATGTAAAAGATTATTCGCTGTCTTATAAAATCCTGCTGGAAGTACAAAAAGGATTGATAACAAATAAAGATTATAGTAATCTAGGAGTTTTATATTACTATCTGGGAAAAATAAAATATGCAACCCGCAGTGAAAACGAAGCTATAGAATTTTTTAAAAAGGCAGATTCAATTTCTTTTACTTTCAACAGTTTTGAACCTATAAAAAGAGAGGGATATGAAATTCTGATAGACTTTTATAAAAAGAAAGGCGATTTAAAAAAACAACTAAAATACATTGACAACCTGATGTATAGTGACAGTATAATAGCTGTGAACCGAAAAAATCTTTCAAAAGAAATTCTGAAAAAATATGACACCCCTTTGCTTATGAAAGAAAAGGTAAGTGTAATTGAAAGACTGAACCATCAGAATGCCTGGCTGATAGCGTGTTTGCTTATGATTACTTTAGCTTTCATATTTGTAATCAGGAAAAACAGGAAGAAAATAAAAGAATACGAAAAGCAGGCAAAAGTATTATCAGAAAAACCTTTGAGCACCCCTGTGCTGGAAAAAGAGCAAAAGAATGAAACTCCCATTACAAATGATCCTTCCATTATCATTGAAAGAAAGGAAAAAGCTACGAAAAGTGACCTTTCTTCTAATCCAAAATTTAAAATACTCATTGATAAAATAGAACAGTTTGAAAAGACTAATAGTTTTCTCAATAAAAATATTACTTTAGATTCTCTGTCAAAAGAATTTGATACAAACAGAGATTATCTCTCAAAGCTAGTCAATGAATTAAAGGGTAAAAACTTTTCCCAATATCTGAACGAGCTTAGGATCAACTATATTGTTGAAGAATTAAAATCTAACGAAAAAATAAGAAAGCATACCATTGCTGCTATTGCTGATGATATTGGCTACAACAATGCTGAGTCTTTCACGAATGCCTTCAAAAAAATAACAGGAACACTTCCTTCTTATTATATAAAAGCACTCAATTAA
- a CDS encoding CocE/NonD family hydrolase has product MKYLLALSFFITFNISFSQKISIKHFNEYNIEKLQPLISYLNSEIQKNYKEKDKAVKYDNLFRVSMAAQNYDTALSQLDSVRSVYRKSNPIISYAMGTQYEIYINAQKNKNSHKNFQEKYKEEFLKKYESLAIKTQIILPRYFNGDTEKTKKEILATLKNDFENKDSVDLKKALQLCRSYNSYITGPTFDIAKNYLKELDSRNFEVKDSLLINNEISIRVVLNKKIASPESTILVNSIYPDAEDANDQKVQASYGYHSVYIYPRGKYTSNAAIEPFEHEQEDINKVIDWITKQPWSNGKVGMIGGSYLGFSQWAAAKNVHPALKTIIPQASVGIGVVDFPMNNNIFASYSLRWINYVTNNKMLDAGFKDEDHWNSVFKKWYEGGEAFNKLDSIAGKKNIIFQRWLKHPAFDSYWQKMIPYKKEYSNINIPVLTITGYYDSDQLGALYYFRNHYKYNKNANHYLIIGPYDHSGAQGYIKNNLKGYTIDSEANMDIANITMEWFDYILKGKLKPAFLKDKINYQVMGTNEWKSTSGIDDFDKNKLKFYITNQHQLSLAKDKDKDFTPLTVDLKDRTNADELFKQKDNVLDSKIYSPDAVVFSSGPFEKPVEFTGNFVGNLKLSVNKKDVDVYMKLYEKTKEDKYFLLSTYYGRASYAKSSEKRKLLCENKETSITVTNNEFVSKKMEKGSKLVLVLGAIKNPLMQINYGTGKDVSEETIKDAAVPMEIKFYNNSFIEIPISLN; this is encoded by the coding sequence ATGAAGTACCTGTTAGCCCTATCTTTTTTCATTACATTCAATATTTCTTTTTCTCAGAAAATAAGTATTAAACATTTTAATGAATACAATATTGAAAAACTGCAGCCTTTAATTTCTTATTTAAATTCTGAAATACAAAAGAATTATAAAGAAAAAGACAAGGCGGTAAAGTATGATAATCTTTTCAGAGTAAGTATGGCAGCACAAAACTATGATACTGCTTTAAGTCAGCTAGATTCAGTACGCAGTGTTTACAGAAAAAGTAATCCCATTATTTCTTACGCCATGGGAACACAGTATGAAATTTACATAAATGCTCAAAAAAATAAAAATTCGCACAAAAATTTTCAGGAAAAATATAAAGAAGAATTTCTCAAAAAATATGAAAGTCTGGCTATAAAAACACAGATCATACTTCCCCGCTATTTCAATGGTGATACCGAGAAAACAAAAAAGGAAATTCTGGCTACTCTTAAAAATGATTTTGAGAACAAAGACAGCGTAGATCTGAAAAAAGCTTTACAACTATGCAGAAGTTATAACTCATATATAACAGGACCTACATTTGATATTGCTAAAAATTATTTAAAAGAACTCGACTCCAGGAACTTTGAGGTAAAAGACAGTTTATTAATCAATAATGAAATTAGTATAAGGGTTGTTTTAAATAAAAAAATAGCTAGTCCGGAATCTACCATCCTGGTCAATTCCATCTATCCTGATGCAGAAGATGCGAATGATCAAAAAGTACAGGCAAGCTATGGTTATCATTCTGTTTACATATATCCCAGAGGAAAATATACGAGTAACGCTGCCATAGAACCTTTTGAGCATGAGCAGGAAGATATTAATAAGGTCATTGACTGGATTACAAAACAGCCCTGGAGCAATGGCAAAGTAGGAATGATCGGAGGCAGTTATCTGGGATTCAGCCAATGGGCAGCAGCTAAAAATGTTCATCCGGCTCTAAAAACTATTATTCCACAGGCCTCTGTAGGAATTGGCGTAGTAGATTTCCCCATGAATAATAACATCTTTGCCTCCTATTCTCTTCGTTGGATTAACTATGTTACCAATAATAAAATGCTTGATGCGGGATTCAAAGATGAGGATCATTGGAATTCTGTTTTTAAAAAATGGTATGAAGGTGGTGAGGCATTTAACAAGTTGGATTCTATTGCCGGTAAAAAAAATATCATATTTCAGCGCTGGTTAAAGCATCCGGCATTTGACAGCTATTGGCAGAAAATGATTCCTTACAAAAAGGAATATTCTAATATCAACATCCCGGTTTTAACCATTACGGGATATTATGATTCTGATCAGCTGGGAGCGTTATACTATTTCAGAAATCACTATAAATACAACAAAAACGCTAATCATTATTTGATTATCGGGCCCTATGATCATTCGGGAGCTCAGGGTTATATCAAAAATAATCTAAAAGGATATACTATTGATTCTGAAGCCAATATGGATATCGCAAATATAACAATGGAATGGTTTGATTATATTCTGAAGGGTAAATTAAAACCAGCTTTCTTAAAAGATAAAATTAATTATCAGGTAATGGGAACCAATGAATGGAAAAGTACCTCCGGCATTGATGATTTTGATAAAAATAAATTAAAATTCTATATCACAAACCAACATCAGCTTTCTCTAGCAAAAGATAAAGATAAAGACTTCACACCACTTACGGTAGATTTAAAAGATCGTACCAATGCAGATGAGCTTTTTAAGCAAAAAGATAATGTGCTGGATAGTAAAATTTACAGTCCAGACGCCGTTGTATTTTCATCAGGGCCATTTGAAAAACCGGTGGAATTTACAGGAAATTTTGTGGGTAATCTGAAATTATCTGTTAATAAAAAGGATGTTGATGTATATATGAAACTTTATGAAAAGACCAAAGAAGATAAATATTTTCTGTTATCCACCTATTATGGAAGAGCAAGCTATGCTAAAAGCTCAGAGAAAAGAAAATTGCTGTGTGAGAACAAAGAAACAAGTATAACTGTTACCAACAATGAATTTGTAAGTAAAAAAATGGAAAAAGGAAGTAAACTGGTTTTAGTATTAGGAGCTATAAAAAATCCACTTATGCAGATAAATTATGGAACAGGAAAAGATGTAAGCGAAGAAACCATCAAGGATGCTGCAGTTCCTATGGAAATAAAATTTTACAATAACAGCTTTATAGAAATCCCTATTTCACTTAATTAA
- a CDS encoding radical SAM/SPASM domain-containing protein — protein sequence MKYKLSRYIHTIENEEILDDHVILFSTRSGTSIEVKKGLYEKICNLETTQIPEEIFINLIKNEFYVPEFEDELREILSDNIMSVDHQDLKTLSYVIQPSGNCQLGCHYCGQLHTNKSMSKEVLDLTYDRIITKMESLSNDLEHLSITWYGGEPLTGLSAISNLSTRLISLCEEKNLKYSSRIITNALSLKYSLFEKLVKNYRVTEYQITIDGTQEFHDKRRYLKNGSNSFDIIIKNIKEIVNSELYQKEASFNIRCNVDKENSYNVIDFIDYLEAEGILQHVSFYLAPIHDWGDNKATIKGVSKEEFAELEIEVYMKLLQSKAKFKTQIIPERVTKPCMVVSQTSEVFDAFGNVSTCWEIPYTPKYDNSEFYAGNIVKDKDVDSKNVVMRNWFNEIPDNNSWCKSCKFLPLCGGACPKNWYDNIPACPSFKFNIDDRILLQRYINEQAVLS from the coding sequence ATGAAATACAAATTATCAAGATATATCCATACCATAGAAAACGAAGAAATTTTAGATGATCATGTCATTCTTTTTTCTACCCGTTCCGGAACCTCCATTGAAGTGAAAAAAGGGTTATATGAAAAAATATGTAATCTTGAAACCACTCAGATTCCCGAAGAAATTTTTATCAACCTGATAAAAAATGAATTTTATGTACCTGAGTTTGAAGATGAGTTAAGAGAAATCCTTTCAGACAACATTATGTCTGTAGATCATCAGGATCTGAAAACACTTTCTTATGTGATTCAGCCTTCAGGAAACTGCCAGCTGGGATGTCACTATTGCGGCCAGCTGCATACTAACAAAAGTATGTCAAAAGAAGTTTTAGATCTTACCTATGACAGAATCATTACTAAAATGGAAAGTTTGTCAAACGACCTGGAGCATTTGAGTATTACATGGTATGGAGGAGAGCCGTTAACAGGTCTTTCGGCTATCTCTAATTTATCTACCCGTTTAATCAGCCTTTGTGAAGAGAAAAATTTAAAATATTCTTCAAGAATTATTACAAATGCTTTAAGTCTTAAATATTCTCTTTTTGAAAAACTGGTAAAAAATTACAGGGTTACAGAATATCAGATCACAATTGACGGAACTCAGGAATTCCATGATAAGAGAAGATATCTGAAAAATGGTTCTAACAGTTTTGATATTATCATTAAAAATATCAAAGAAATTGTTAATTCCGAATTATATCAAAAAGAAGCAAGTTTCAATATCAGATGTAATGTGGATAAAGAGAACAGCTACAATGTGATAGATTTTATTGATTATCTGGAAGCAGAAGGAATCCTTCAGCATGTAAGTTTCTATCTTGCTCCTATCCACGATTGGGGTGATAACAAAGCTACTATTAAAGGCGTGTCAAAAGAAGAATTTGCTGAGCTTGAAATAGAAGTTTATATGAAGCTTCTGCAATCAAAAGCAAAATTTAAAACACAGATTATTCCTGAAAGAGTTACTAAACCTTGTATGGTAGTAAGCCAGACCTCAGAAGTATTTGACGCTTTTGGAAATGTCTCCACATGTTGGGAAATTCCATACACTCCAAAATATGATAACTCTGAGTTTTATGCCGGAAACATTGTGAAAGATAAAGATGTAGACAGCAAAAATGTTGTCATGAGAAACTGGTTTAATGAAATACCGGACAATAACTCATGGTGCAAAAGCTGTAAATTCCTTCCTCTGTGTGGTGGAGCATGTCCGAAAAACTGGTATGATAATATCCCGGCGTGTCCTTCCTTCAAATTTAATATTGACGACAGAATTCTTCTTCAGAGATATATTAATGAACAAGCTGTGCTTTCTTAA
- a CDS encoding thiopeptide-type bacteriocin biosynthesis protein, with translation MITRKFHPGSEWLYFKVYTGIKTSDTILQEVIEPLVEQLQIQNLIDQWFFIRYNDPKPHLRIRLNLKNITACSMILGMINSLFKDYLESGEVASIIMDTYSRELERYGENTIEYAEDFFFKSSQLILNFLEYSDEEKIITSLFYIDQILSAFNLPPEKKIEFAKRSENAFKSEFNADKNLNNQLKKKYNEFYPHYFEFITSEEYEEIRNLIKSNITEIALKPEELSKLENDNVLKIKPKDFFKSIFHMHINRLFISHQRLFEMVVYDHLFRLYKTNRAYSLKK, from the coding sequence ATGATAACCAGAAAATTTCATCCGGGAAGTGAATGGCTTTATTTCAAAGTTTACACCGGGATCAAAACTTCAGATACTATTTTACAGGAAGTTATAGAACCATTAGTTGAGCAATTACAAATTCAAAACCTTATTGATCAATGGTTTTTTATACGATATAACGATCCTAAACCCCACCTGAGAATAAGATTAAACCTTAAAAATATAACTGCCTGTAGTATGATCCTGGGAATGATCAATTCCTTATTTAAGGACTATCTTGAATCGGGAGAAGTCGCTTCTATCATTATGGATACCTACTCAAGAGAACTTGAACGTTACGGTGAAAACACGATAGAATACGCGGAAGACTTCTTTTTTAAAAGCAGTCAATTGATTTTAAACTTTCTGGAATACAGTGATGAAGAAAAGATCATTACTTCTTTATTTTATATAGATCAAATTTTATCAGCATTCAACCTACCTCCTGAAAAGAAAATAGAGTTTGCGAAGCGTTCTGAAAATGCTTTCAAATCAGAATTCAATGCAGATAAGAACTTAAATAATCAGTTAAAGAAAAAGTATAATGAGTTTTATCCTCATTACTTTGAATTTATTACCTCTGAGGAATATGAAGAAATCAGAAATTTAATAAAAAGTAATATCACTGAAATTGCATTAAAGCCTGAAGAACTTTCAAAATTGGAAAATGACAATGTATTAAAAATAAAACCAAAAGATTTCTTCAAAAGTATTTTTCATATGCATATTAACCGATTGTTTATTTCC